The following coding sequences are from one Hyalangium minutum window:
- a CDS encoding NHL repeat-containing protein, producing the protein MAVLLGACGDDDPPSPAPKFHVGGTITGLTASLTLQLNGSERLTRSANGAFTFQTEFENQSSYTVALTTPPDDQECTLQNASGQVNGADVTNVQVTCVQNTHSLGGTVTGLNGSLQLRLEGGETLTVNGSGPFTFKAQFTSGHIYAVSLVAQPKGHRCTLTNGNGTVSGDVTALAVQCSPEFRFDTFASAIRVLGQSDFTLGATNQGEFTPSATTMDGPAGNAVFQGGKLYVSDVGSNRILGFDGLPSENGASASFVLGQPDLTSATASTARGGLSGPYGLSSDGTRLAVADASNNRILLHQALPTGTAPLPDLVLGQEGFDTANGACTASGLQAPGAVSLAQGKVVVADTFQHRVLIWNTVPTINGAPANLVLGQTSFTSCAGNDPNGDGTPDGTATASTLFFPEGVWTDGTRLAVSDSSNNRVLIWNQFPTTNGQPADLVIGQPDFTSRTAATTSSRMNSPTGLSATGQQLFVADTENSRVLLWNAWPTANGQPANTVLGQPDFISRNRGDPSSGTRPSGRSLYQPRGVSLAAPHVVVTDTDNNRVLVFESQ; encoded by the coding sequence ATGGCTGTACTCCTCGGTGCATGTGGCGATGACGATCCGCCTTCGCCCGCCCCGAAGTTCCATGTGGGAGGAACGATCACCGGACTGACGGCATCGCTCACGCTCCAGCTCAATGGCTCGGAGCGCCTCACCCGAAGCGCCAATGGCGCCTTCACCTTCCAGACCGAGTTCGAGAACCAGAGCTCCTACACGGTGGCGCTCACCACTCCGCCCGACGACCAGGAGTGCACCCTCCAGAACGCCTCTGGCCAGGTCAACGGCGCGGACGTCACCAACGTCCAGGTCACCTGCGTACAGAACACGCACTCGCTCGGAGGAACGGTGACGGGCCTCAATGGCTCGCTCCAGCTGCGCCTCGAAGGCGGTGAGACGCTCACCGTCAACGGAAGCGGTCCCTTCACATTCAAGGCCCAGTTCACCTCGGGCCACATCTACGCGGTGAGCCTCGTGGCCCAGCCCAAGGGCCACCGCTGCACCCTCACCAACGGCAACGGCACGGTGTCCGGGGATGTCACCGCCCTCGCCGTGCAGTGCTCGCCGGAGTTCAGATTCGACACCTTCGCGTCCGCCATCCGCGTCCTCGGGCAGAGCGACTTCACCCTCGGCGCTACTAACCAAGGAGAGTTCACCCCCAGCGCCACCACGATGGACGGCCCCGCGGGCAACGCCGTGTTCCAGGGCGGCAAGCTCTATGTCTCGGATGTCGGCTCCAACCGCATCCTCGGCTTCGACGGCCTGCCTTCGGAAAACGGGGCCAGCGCCAGCTTCGTCCTCGGCCAGCCGGACCTGACGAGCGCCACTGCCTCGACCGCGCGCGGTGGGCTCTCCGGTCCTTATGGCCTCTCCAGCGATGGAACCCGCCTGGCCGTCGCGGATGCCTCCAACAACCGCATCCTGCTCCACCAAGCGCTGCCCACCGGCACCGCGCCGCTGCCGGACCTCGTCCTCGGACAGGAGGGCTTCGACACCGCCAATGGCGCATGCACCGCGAGCGGACTCCAGGCGCCGGGGGCTGTGTCCCTCGCCCAGGGCAAGGTGGTGGTGGCGGATACCTTCCAGCACCGTGTCCTCATCTGGAATACCGTGCCCACCATCAACGGAGCCCCCGCGAACCTCGTGCTCGGGCAGACCTCTTTTACGTCGTGCGCCGGCAATGACCCCAACGGCGACGGCACCCCGGACGGCACCGCCACCGCCTCTACCCTCTTCTTCCCGGAGGGCGTCTGGACCGATGGCACCCGCCTCGCCGTCTCCGACAGCTCCAACAACCGCGTCCTCATCTGGAACCAATTCCCCACCACGAATGGCCAGCCCGCGGACCTCGTCATCGGGCAGCCGGACTTCACCTCCCGTACCGCAGCCACGACGAGCTCGCGCATGAACTCTCCCACCGGCCTCAGCGCCACCGGCCAGCAGCTCTTCGTGGCCGACACCGAGAACTCCCGCGTCCTGCTGTGGAATGCGTGGCCCACGGCGAACGGCCAGCCCGCCAACACCGTGCTCGGGCAGCCGGACTTCATCTCCCGTAACCGCGGAGATCCCTCCTCCGGAACGCGCCCCAGCGGCCGCAGCCTCTACCAGCCCCGCGGCGTGTCCCTGGCTGCACCCCATGTGGTGGTGACGGATACCGACAACAACCGCGTGCTCGTCTTCGAGAGCCAGTGA
- a CDS encoding serine/threonine-protein kinase: MRLGRYELIRKLARGGMAELFLARAEGPGGFAKTLALKRILPNLAEDPAFVAMFLSEARLASRLHHTNLVQIFDCGKAEGGYYLAMEYIDGPNLRGLGRCASGLGVPFPLELCAWIIAEACEGLSHAHEFCDPGTQKPLELVHRDVSLDNILVSREGSVKVVDFGIAKVADQVHRTQTGIIKGKLTYMPPEQLRGKKLDRRVDVYALGVVLYELLTSRKPFDATTEASIAKAILFEPLVPAVKRRPDLPKALQVILDRALAKDREQRYPDCRAFQADLERFIRAQRKPMGSAQLARFVERVMGPPAVEPPSMPPHAPPRAALVETRASSPRRNVVSTSESMRAPKLSTEASALESEAETTEQLATTELLAAPYQG; this comes from the coding sequence ATGCGACTGGGCCGGTACGAACTGATCCGAAAGCTTGCCAGGGGCGGGATGGCGGAGCTGTTCCTCGCCCGGGCGGAAGGTCCTGGGGGATTCGCGAAGACGCTGGCGCTCAAACGCATTCTCCCAAACCTGGCGGAGGATCCCGCGTTCGTGGCCATGTTCCTGAGCGAGGCGCGGCTGGCCTCGCGGCTCCACCACACGAACCTGGTGCAGATCTTCGACTGTGGGAAAGCGGAGGGTGGCTACTACCTGGCGATGGAGTACATCGACGGGCCCAACCTGCGGGGGCTGGGGCGGTGTGCGAGCGGGCTGGGCGTTCCCTTTCCGCTGGAGCTCTGCGCGTGGATCATCGCCGAGGCGTGTGAGGGCTTGTCGCACGCGCACGAGTTCTGCGATCCGGGGACGCAGAAGCCGCTGGAGCTGGTGCACCGGGACGTGAGCCTGGACAACATCCTGGTGTCTCGGGAGGGCTCGGTGAAGGTGGTGGATTTTGGTATCGCGAAGGTGGCGGACCAGGTGCACCGGACACAGACGGGCATCATCAAGGGCAAGCTCACGTACATGCCGCCCGAGCAGCTGCGGGGCAAGAAGCTGGACCGGCGGGTGGACGTGTACGCGCTGGGAGTGGTGCTCTACGAGCTGCTCACGAGCCGCAAGCCGTTCGACGCGACGACGGAGGCGAGCATTGCGAAGGCGATCCTCTTCGAGCCGTTGGTTCCGGCGGTGAAGCGTCGGCCGGACCTACCCAAGGCGCTGCAGGTGATTCTGGATCGGGCGCTGGCGAAGGACCGGGAGCAGCGTTATCCGGACTGCCGTGCGTTCCAGGCGGACCTGGAGCGCTTCATTCGTGCGCAGCGCAAGCCCATGGGCTCGGCGCAACTGGCGCGGTTCGTGGAGCGGGTGATGGGCCCTCCGGCGGTGGAGCCGCCTTCGATGCCTCCGCATGCACCGCCTCGAGCAGCGCTGGTGGAGACGCGGGCATCGAGCCCGCGGCGCAACGTGGTGAGCACCTCGGAGAGCATGAGGGCGCCGAAGCTGTCCACGGAGGCATCGGCTCTAGAGAGCGAAGCGGAGACAACCGAGCAGCTGGCAACGACAGAGCTTCTGGCCGCGCCCTATCAGGGCTGA